A single region of the Gorilla gorilla gorilla isolate KB3781 chromosome 1, NHGRI_mGorGor1-v2.1_pri, whole genome shotgun sequence genome encodes:
- the LOC101129736 gene encoding olfactory receptor 9S13-like, whose product MVNFTHVSEFVLLGFQGGPGMQAMLFLIFLILYGIAVVGNLGMIVIIWVDAHLHTPMYAFLQSLSLLDICYSSTIAPRALANSMQEDHTISFGGCAAQFFFLSLFGTTEAFLLAAMAYDRFIAICNPLLYSVSMSHQVCVLLISGSYLWGVVNAIAQTTMTFRLPFCGSNEISDFFCDVPPLLSLSCSDTFINQLVLLGLCGSIIVSTFLIVLVSYIYIISTILRIPTMQGCQKAFSTCASHLTGVCLFFGTVFFMYAQPSAIFFMEQSKIVSIFYTMVIPMLNPLIYSLRNREVKQALRRSMQKLSL is encoded by the coding sequence ATGGTGAATTTTACACATGTCTCAGAATTTGTTCTACTTGGGTTCCAAGGGGGTCCCGGAATGCAGGCTATgctatttctgatttttctgatCCTGTATGGCATAGCTGTGGTGGGAAACCTTGGCATGATTGTAATTATCTGGGTAGATGCACACCTCCACACCCCAATGTATGCCTTCCTGCAAAGCCtttcattgttggacatctgctATTCTTCCACAATTGCACCCAGGGCTCTGGCGAACTCCATGCAAGAGGACCACACAATTTCCTTTGGCGGATGTGCTGCTCAGTTCTTTTTCCTGTCTCTCTTTGGTACCACAGAGGCTTTCCTCCTGGCTGCCATGGCCTATGACCGCTTCATCGCCATCTGCAACCCTCTTCTGTACTCTGTGAGCATGTCTCACCAGGTCTGTGTGCTGTTAATATCAGGATCCTACTTGTGGGGTGTAGTCAATGCCATTGCTCAAACAACCATGACCTTCAGGTTGCCTTTCTGTGGGTCCAATGAGATCAGCGACTTTTTCTGTGATGTCCCCCCACTCTTGTCCCTCTCATGTTCAGATACCTTTATAAACCAACTGGTTCTTCTTGGTTTATGTGGCTCCATTATTGTCAGTACCTTTTTGATTGTCCTGGTCTCATACATTTACATCATCTCAACAATTCTGAGGATCCCGACCATGCAGGGATGCCAGAAAGCCTTCTCCACGTGCGCTTCCCACCTAACAGGAGTGTGCTTGTTTTTTGGTACTGTCTTCTTCATGTATGCACAACCTAGTGCCATCTTCTTCATGGAGCAAAGTAAAATAGTGTCCATATTCTACACTATGGTCATCCCCATGCTGAATCCCCTGATATACAGCCTGAGGAACAGAGAGGTCAAGCAGGCTCTGAGACGGAGCATGCAGAAGCTGTCTTTGTGA